A stretch of Phragmites australis chromosome 12, lpPhrAust1.1, whole genome shotgun sequence DNA encodes these proteins:
- the LOC133887514 gene encoding ethylene-responsive transcription factor ERF022-like → MEVVLDNAACVSAGEVAGQYRGVRKRKWGKWVSEIREPGKKTRIWLGSFESPEMAAVAHDVAALRLRGREARLNFPELVHRFRRPATAEPDDVRAAALEAAAQVRFMPDLLMQPAGSGCCGGGGPDLLSGVAWDVLLGADELAAESPNMWAELAEAMLVAPPVWECNVADNDEWAQGSLWDLSVWNC, encoded by the coding sequence ATGGAAGTGGTGCTGGACAATGCCGCCTGCGTCTCGGCCGGGGAGGTGGCCGGCCAGTACCGGGGCGTGAGGAAGAGGAAGTGGGGCAAGTGGGTGTCGGAGATCAGGGAGCCCGGCAAGAAGACGCGCATCTGGCTGGGCAGCTTCGAGTCGCCGGAGATGGCCGCGGTGGCGCACGACGTCGCGGCGCTGCGCCTGCGCGGCCGGGAGGCCCGGCTCAACTTCCCCGAACTCGTCCACCGCTTCCGCCGCCCCGCCACCGCGGAGCCCGATGACGTCCGGGCCGCCGCGCTCGAGGCGGCGGCCCAGGTCCGGTTCATGCCAGACCTCCTAATGCAACCCGCCGGCAGCGGATGCTGCGGCGGAGGCGGCCCCGACCTGCTCAGCGGCGTGGCATGGGACGTCCTGCTTGGCGCTGACGAGCTGGCGGCTGAGTCGCCCAACATGTGGGCTGAGCTGGCCGAGGCCATGCTCGTGGCCCCACCTGTCTGGGAGTGCAACGTAGCGGACAATGACGAGTGGGCCCAGGGCTCTCTGTGGGACCTATCCGTATGGAATTGCTAA